GGGCTTTTTTTGTTGCATGTCGCCAAAAACGGATCAGGCTGAAGGGGTGGTCTCTTCAGTCTTCTCAGTTGCGGGGACGGGGGCTTCGACAGGGGCCGGGCGAGCAGGCATGTCGCCTGTGATCATTTCCAGATGACCCGTGATCTGGCCACCATCCTCGACCTGCAGGCGGCGGGTGCGCGTCTTGCCAATCAGACGGCCCGTAGCACGCACGGTCAGATTGCCACGAACGGTCAGTGTGCCGTCGATCGTGCCCGCAAGGTCGGCATCCTCAACTTCGATTTCACCGCGGAAGACACCGCCCTGTGCAACCGAAAGCTCGGTGGCCTGAAGCAGCGTGGCCTCAACCGTTCCCTCGACAACAAGGCGCTCGGCATCCTGGATCGAACCCTGCACCGAAATGCCGCGTCCAACGACCAGCGTGCGGCGGTCGGTCGCTTCACGACGCCCGCCAGGTGCCGAAGCCGCTGCTGCCGCGGGGCGGGCAGGGGCTGCCGGGGTGGCAGGCGTGGCAGGTGAGGGAGGGGTGGGGAACGGCGAACGACCCATCGCGGCAGAATCCTTGACTTGTGAGGCTGGTGAGGCGTCAGCCGCTGGGGCCGGACGCTCGGGGAAAAGCGAAGCGCTGCCCGTCGTAGGGGCAGCCGGTTTTTGGCCGATACTGGCCGATGCACCTGAAGATGAGGGCGTTGCTGTATCTTCTGGTTTGCGTCGTTTGAACAAGAGAACCCCGCTGCGCGTTCTGAAAGGTGGCGGTTCGGGTGCCGCTGGCGGCTGGTGACAGGCGCAAAATCACCTCAGAGGTGCTTCACGCCCTAACCCGGCTTACACGTTATGTTGCGCAAGCGACAAGCGGATAAACAGCAGGTTTTCGCGGTTTTTGACCATGACCCGGTCTTGTGTCATGGCCTGTCGGAAAGAATGCCGAACCTGTCGTTCACGCAACATTACGATCACGTCTGATCATGTTGATTTCATGGCGTGAACTCTGTTTTCTCCACTTAATTTCATCGCATCGGAGCCCTCATGACTGCACCCACTCTCGATCTGCTCTGCGTCGGCAACGCGATTGTCGATATCCTTGCACAGGTTTCGCACGAGACACTGACGGCGCTCGGCTCGCCACTGGGCAGCATGACATTGATCGATGCCGATCAGGCCGCTTCTATCGAGGCAAAGATCACCCCGGAGCAAATCATGGGTGGCGGTTCCGCCGCCAACACGGCGGTCGTTGCAGCCCGTCTGGGCGCTCGCGTCGGGTATCTGGGCAAGGTGGCAGATGATGAGGCAGGGCTCGGCTATGCCCGAGACATCGCCGCGCAGAAGCTGTTCTACCCCTCAGCCCCCGTTCAGAACGCCGATCGCCCCACCGCGCGCTGCATCATTCTCGTCACGCCTGACGGGCAGCGTACCATGCACACCTATCTGGGCATCTGCACCGAGTTCGGACCCGAGGATG
The sequence above is drawn from the Asaia bogorensis NBRC 16594 genome and encodes:
- a CDS encoding bactofilin family protein; translation: MGRSPFPTPPSPATPATPAAPARPAAAAASAPGGRREATDRRTLVVGRGISVQGSIQDAERLVVEGTVEATLLQATELSVAQGGVFRGEIEVEDADLAGTIDGTLTVRGNLTVRATGRLIGKTRTRRLQVEDGGQITGHLEMITGDMPARPAPVEAPVPATEKTEETTPSA